Proteins encoded together in one Streptomyces umbrinus window:
- a CDS encoding glycoside hydrolase family 2 TIM barrel-domain containing protein produces MPHPHPHPHAQMPPVSRRRLLEGGAAVLGVLALPASSAPTHAAERPGAAAGSPEWNGAIDVFRVGTEPPHTTLTPYADVGQALAGDRTRSPYRMSLDGKWKFAYADRPDDRDTDFHRTDVDDSSWDTIPVPSAWQVHGYDFPIYINITYPYWGPNGLGEEPQPPAAPTRYNPVGQYRRTFTVPEGWDGRRTFLHFEGVKSAHYVWINGELVGYSEDSYVPAEYDITPHLKPGTNQIAVEVYRYSDGDWLEDQDMIRLSGIFRSVHLYSTPAVHLRDFKLDTPLSDGYEAAELSVTASVRAYGDAKGKASGGGSGRYSVEAQLYDARGHAVWSRPLQQAVDLGSAPADEDVTVQAARAVPAPKLWSAEDPYLYTAVLRLRDPAGKVVETLSHRVGLREFALKGGLMRINGRPVSFRGTNRHEMHPDRGTALTRADIVRDMEIVKRLNINTVRTSHYPNNTLWYELADEYGLYLVDETNLETHGIRDEYPGNHADWSRACVARAQNMVHRDKNHASVVIWSLGNEAGGGSTFVAMHDWIRSYDSTRVIQYEGDDRPGISDIRSEMYDSPARVEQRAKDTADTRPYVMIEYSHSMGNSTGNFQKYWDVIRRHDVLQGGWIWDFVDQSLSWPTTRRVLFTEAGPGRVRGEIQAGSATFDREKGLSGSTVFARDTGLDITGSLTLEAWVTPSVTGYHQPLIAKGDTQYALKQSDRTLEFFIHGGGQWITASWGLPDDWTGKEHHVAGVFDAEAGTLTLYVDGAAKAARTTTRRPDNNTAPLSLATDVDNPTREFSGTIRRARVYARALSVTELASDGRGPGDDGVRFWFDAATVKVTEKRPKERTFFAYGGDWGDHPNDGAFVADGIVTADRGHTGKAAEVKQVYQAINAAPASGESLAAGAAVTLTNEYLFTNLREFDGSWTLVADGEVVRRGKLSRAQLDVPPISSKDVTVPFRLPADPAPGAEYFLHLSFTTKERTKWAKAGFEVAKKQLPVDAYSPPVRPVPLERVPALRHQDGERSITVQGKGFSVTVDKRTGVITSYEARGTRLITSGPVPNFWRAPIDNDRGNGQHVRNQTWRDAGTLRKVTDVSVRALRDRAVEIKVAGTLPTTTESTYTTTYTVFGNGEIKVDNTLHPGAANLPYIPEVGTLLFLPGRLERLHYYGRGPEENHWDRNTGTDVGLYSGTVSEQWTPYIRPQENGNKTDVRWAALTDRGGAGLLVSGEPFLEVNASHFTPEDLSVGTRHDYQLTPRDEVVLRLNHRQMGVGGDNSWGAHTHDEFKLFADRDYSYTYRLRPLTDVDMAMAASRRPTAGKFSG; encoded by the coding sequence ATGCCGCACCCGCACCCGCACCCGCACGCCCAGATGCCCCCCGTCAGCCGCCGTCGACTGCTTGAGGGAGGGGCCGCCGTCCTCGGTGTGCTCGCCCTGCCCGCGTCGTCCGCCCCGACGCACGCGGCCGAAAGGCCCGGGGCCGCAGCCGGCTCACCGGAGTGGAACGGCGCCATCGACGTTTTCCGGGTGGGGACGGAGCCGCCCCACACCACACTCACTCCGTACGCGGACGTCGGACAGGCGCTGGCCGGCGACCGTACGCGCTCGCCGTACCGGATGAGTCTCGACGGGAAGTGGAAGTTCGCCTACGCCGACCGGCCCGACGACCGGGACACCGACTTCCACCGCACGGACGTCGACGACAGCTCCTGGGACACCATCCCGGTCCCCTCCGCCTGGCAGGTGCACGGCTACGACTTCCCGATCTACATCAACATCACGTATCCCTACTGGGGCCCCAACGGCCTTGGCGAGGAGCCGCAGCCGCCGGCCGCCCCGACCCGCTACAACCCCGTGGGCCAGTACCGGCGCACGTTCACCGTCCCCGAGGGATGGGACGGGCGGCGGACGTTCCTGCACTTCGAGGGCGTGAAGTCCGCCCACTACGTGTGGATCAACGGCGAGTTGGTGGGCTACAGCGAGGACTCCTACGTCCCCGCCGAGTACGACATCACCCCGCACCTCAAGCCCGGCACCAACCAGATCGCGGTGGAGGTGTACCGCTACTCCGACGGCGACTGGCTGGAGGACCAGGACATGATCCGGCTGAGCGGTATCTTCCGCTCGGTCCACCTGTACTCCACACCGGCCGTGCATCTGCGTGACTTCAAGCTGGACACCCCGCTGAGCGACGGCTACGAGGCCGCCGAACTGTCCGTCACCGCGAGCGTGCGCGCCTACGGAGACGCCAAGGGCAAGGCCAGCGGTGGCGGCAGCGGGCGCTACTCCGTCGAGGCGCAGCTCTACGACGCGCGCGGGCACGCCGTCTGGTCCCGTCCGCTGCAGCAGGCCGTCGACCTCGGCTCGGCCCCGGCCGACGAGGACGTGACCGTACAGGCGGCCAGGGCCGTGCCCGCGCCGAAGCTGTGGTCGGCCGAGGATCCGTACCTCTACACGGCCGTGCTGCGGCTGCGCGACCCGGCGGGCAAGGTCGTCGAGACGCTCTCGCACCGGGTCGGCCTGCGCGAGTTCGCGCTCAAGGGCGGGCTGATGCGCATCAACGGCAGACCCGTCTCCTTCCGGGGCACCAACCGGCACGAGATGCACCCCGACCGCGGCACCGCGCTCACCAGGGCGGACATCGTCAGGGACATGGAGATCGTAAAGCGGCTGAACATCAACACGGTCCGCACCTCGCACTATCCCAACAACACGCTCTGGTACGAACTCGCCGACGAGTACGGCCTGTACCTCGTGGACGAGACCAACCTCGAAACCCACGGCATCCGCGACGAGTACCCGGGCAACCACGCCGACTGGAGCAGGGCCTGCGTGGCCCGCGCCCAGAACATGGTCCACCGCGACAAGAACCACGCCTCCGTCGTCATCTGGTCGCTCGGCAACGAGGCGGGCGGCGGCAGCACGTTCGTCGCCATGCACGACTGGATCCGCTCCTACGACTCGACCCGCGTGATCCAGTACGAGGGCGACGACCGCCCGGGGATCAGTGACATCCGCTCGGAGATGTACGACAGCCCCGCGCGTGTCGAGCAGCGGGCGAAGGACACCGCCGACACCCGCCCGTACGTCATGATCGAGTACTCCCACTCGATGGGGAACTCGACGGGCAACTTCCAGAAGTACTGGGACGTCATCCGCCGCCACGACGTCCTCCAGGGCGGCTGGATCTGGGACTTCGTCGACCAGTCACTGAGCTGGCCGACCACGAGGCGGGTGCTGTTCACCGAGGCCGGGCCCGGAAGGGTGCGCGGCGAGATCCAGGCGGGCAGCGCGACCTTCGACCGCGAGAAGGGCCTGTCCGGCAGTACCGTCTTCGCCCGCGACACCGGCCTCGACATCACCGGCTCGCTGACGCTGGAGGCCTGGGTCACCCCGTCCGTGACCGGCTACCACCAGCCGCTCATCGCCAAAGGCGACACCCAGTACGCCCTGAAGCAGTCGGACCGGACCCTGGAGTTCTTCATCCACGGGGGCGGCCAGTGGATCACCGCGAGCTGGGGGCTGCCGGACGACTGGACCGGCAAGGAGCACCATGTCGCGGGCGTCTTCGACGCGGAGGCGGGCACGCTGACCCTGTACGTCGACGGCGCGGCGAAGGCCGCCCGGACCACCACGCGGCGGCCCGACAACAACACCGCACCGCTGTCGCTCGCCACCGATGTCGACAACCCGACGCGGGAGTTCAGCGGCACGATCCGGCGGGCGCGCGTGTACGCCCGCGCCCTGTCCGTGACCGAACTCGCGTCGGACGGGCGCGGACCCGGCGACGACGGGGTGCGGTTCTGGTTCGACGCGGCCACCGTCAAGGTCACCGAGAAGCGGCCGAAGGAGCGCACGTTCTTCGCGTACGGCGGCGACTGGGGCGACCACCCCAACGACGGGGCCTTCGTCGCCGACGGCATCGTCACCGCCGACCGCGGACACACCGGCAAGGCCGCGGAGGTCAAGCAGGTCTACCAGGCGATCAACGCCGCACCGGCGTCCGGCGAATCCCTCGCCGCAGGAGCCGCGGTCACCCTCACCAACGAGTACCTGTTCACCAACCTCCGTGAATTCGACGGGAGTTGGACCCTTGTCGCCGACGGCGAGGTCGTACGGCGCGGGAAACTGAGCCGCGCCCAGCTGGACGTTCCGCCGATCAGCAGCAAGGACGTCACCGTGCCCTTCAGACTGCCGGCCGACCCGGCGCCCGGCGCCGAGTACTTCCTGCACCTGTCCTTCACCACCAAGGAACGCACGAAGTGGGCGAAGGCCGGCTTCGAGGTGGCCAAGAAGCAGCTCCCGGTCGACGCCTACAGCCCGCCGGTGCGGCCCGTCCCGCTGGAGCGCGTGCCCGCCCTGCGCCACCAGGACGGCGAACGGTCCATCACGGTCCAGGGCAAGGGCTTCTCCGTCACCGTCGACAAGCGCACGGGCGTCATCACCTCGTACGAGGCCCGCGGCACCCGGCTGATCACGTCCGGGCCCGTGCCGAACTTCTGGCGGGCACCGATCGACAACGACAGGGGCAACGGCCAGCACGTCCGCAACCAGACCTGGCGCGACGCGGGGACCCTGCGGAAGGTGACGGACGTGAGCGTGCGCGCCCTGCGCGACCGGGCCGTCGAGATCAAGGTCGCGGGGACACTGCCCACCACCACCGAATCGACGTACACCACCACGTACACGGTCTTCGGCAACGGCGAGATCAAGGTCGACAACACCCTGCACCCGGGGGCGGCGAACCTGCCGTACATCCCGGAGGTCGGCACCCTGCTGTTCCTGCCGGGGCGGCTCGAGCGACTGCACTACTACGGCAGAGGCCCCGAGGAGAACCACTGGGACCGCAACACCGGCACCGACGTGGGCCTGTACTCCGGGACCGTCTCCGAGCAATGGACGCCCTACATCCGCCCGCAGGAGAACGGCAACAAGACCGACGTCCGCTGGGCCGCGCTGACCGACCGCGGCGGCGCCGGGCTGCTCGTCTCCGGCGAACCGTTCCTTGAGGTCAACGCCTCGCACTTCACCCCGGAGGACCTGTCGGTGGGAACGCGCCACGACTACCAGCTGACCCCGCGGGACGAGGTCGTACTCCGCCTGAACCACCGGCAGATGGGGGTGGGCGGCGACAACAGCTGGGGCGCGCACACGCACGACGAGTTCAAGCTCTTCGCCGACCGGGACTACTCCTACACCTATCGGCTGCGTCCTCTGACCGACGTCGACATGGCGATGGCGGCCTCGCGGCGGCCCACGGCGGGGAAGTTCTCCGGGTAG
- a CDS encoding O-acetyl-ADP-ribose deacetylase, with translation MTAIEFVQGDITRQSVDAIVNAANSSLLGGGGVDGAIHRRGGPEILAECRKLRAGHYGKGLRTGQAVATTAGRLDARWVIHTVGPVFSRSEDRSELLVSCYRESLRVADELGARTVAFPAVSAGVYGWPMDDAARIAVGTVRDTETAVTEARFVLFDEQAYEAFTAQLR, from the coding sequence ATGACCGCCATCGAGTTCGTCCAGGGCGACATCACCCGGCAGAGCGTGGACGCGATCGTCAACGCCGCGAACTCCTCCCTGCTGGGCGGCGGAGGCGTGGACGGCGCCATCCACCGGCGCGGCGGCCCCGAGATCCTGGCGGAGTGCCGCAAGCTCCGCGCCGGCCACTACGGAAAGGGCCTGCGTACGGGCCAGGCCGTCGCCACCACGGCGGGCAGGCTGGACGCGCGCTGGGTGATCCACACGGTCGGCCCCGTCTTCAGCCGGAGCGAGGACCGCTCTGAGCTGCTGGTCTCCTGCTACCGGGAGTCGCTGCGGGTCGCCGACGAACTGGGCGCGCGGACCGTCGCGTTCCCGGCCGTCTCCGCCGGTGTCTACGGATGGCCGATGGACGACGCCGCCCGCATCGCGGTCGGGACGGTACGGGACACCGAGACGGCGGTCACCGAGGCCAGGTTCGTCCTCTTCGACGAGCAGGCGTACGAGGCGTTCACCGCGCAGCTTCGCTGA
- a CDS encoding phytoene desaturase family protein, translated as MLDAVVVGAGPNGLTAAVELARRGYSVAVFEARDTVGGGARTEELTLPGFRHDPCSAAHPLGINSPAFRAMPLARYGLEWLQPELPMAHPFLDGTAAVLSRSVAETAASFGPRDAGAYRRLVEPFTHTWDTLARDFMSLPLTSLPRDPVTLARFGLAGLPPSTWMMRRFRDDRARALFAGLVAHVMAPLGGIATGAVGLVFALAAHARGWPVARGGSQSISDALTAYLKDLGGAVHTDYEVKRLDDLPPARAYIFDTSPTALARIAGFGRYYERFRYGAGVFKVDYALDGPVPWTAKEARAAGTVQVGASSKEIGTALRAASREGRAPDAPFLITVQPSVVDPSRAPAGKHVFWAYGHVPNGWTGDLTDTMERQLERFAPGFRDRVLARATAGPPELAARNANYVGGDIACGAASGLQLMLRPKLSLFPYSTPHPAVFICSSATPPGAGVHGMSGHNAAKAVWRRLRQS; from the coding sequence ATGCTCGATGCCGTCGTGGTGGGTGCGGGGCCGAACGGACTGACGGCTGCCGTGGAGCTGGCCCGGCGCGGCTATTCCGTGGCCGTCTTCGAAGCGCGCGACACGGTCGGGGGAGGCGCCCGCACCGAGGAGCTGACCCTGCCCGGCTTCCGGCACGACCCGTGCTCCGCCGCACATCCCCTGGGCATCAACTCGCCCGCGTTCCGCGCCATGCCGCTGGCGAGGTACGGCCTGGAGTGGCTGCAGCCCGAACTGCCCATGGCGCACCCCTTCCTGGACGGCACGGCGGCTGTGCTGTCGCGCTCCGTGGCGGAGACGGCAGCCTCGTTCGGACCGCGTGACGCGGGCGCGTACCGCAGGCTCGTCGAGCCGTTCACGCACACCTGGGACACCCTGGCGCGGGACTTCATGTCCCTGCCGCTCACATCGCTGCCGCGCGACCCGGTCACCCTCGCCCGGTTCGGCCTTGCCGGACTGCCGCCCTCGACATGGATGATGCGCCGGTTCCGTGACGACCGGGCCAGGGCCCTGTTCGCCGGACTGGTCGCGCACGTCATGGCCCCGCTGGGCGGCATCGCCACCGGCGCGGTCGGCCTCGTCTTCGCGCTGGCCGCACACGCCCGGGGCTGGCCCGTCGCCCGCGGCGGTTCCCAGTCGATCTCCGACGCGCTGACGGCGTACCTGAAGGATCTCGGCGGCGCAGTGCACACCGACTACGAGGTCAAGCGTCTCGACGACCTGCCGCCCGCGCGCGCGTACATCTTCGACACCTCGCCCACCGCGCTGGCCCGCATCGCGGGCTTCGGGCGGTACTACGAGCGGTTCCGGTACGGGGCGGGCGTCTTCAAGGTCGACTACGCCCTCGACGGACCGGTGCCGTGGACCGCGAAGGAAGCCCGGGCCGCCGGCACGGTACAGGTCGGCGCGAGCAGCAAGGAGATCGGCACCGCCCTGCGCGCCGCCTCCCGGGAGGGCCGTGCCCCGGACGCGCCGTTCCTGATCACCGTGCAGCCGAGCGTCGTCGACCCGTCCAGGGCACCGGCCGGAAAGCACGTGTTCTGGGCGTACGGGCATGTGCCGAACGGCTGGACCGGGGACCTCACGGACACGATGGAGCGCCAGCTGGAGCGGTTCGCACCCGGCTTCCGGGACCGCGTCCTCGCCCGCGCCACGGCGGGCCCGCCCGAACTCGCCGCGCGCAACGCCAACTACGTGGGCGGCGACATCGCCTGCGGCGCGGCCTCCGGCCTCCAGCTGATGCTGCGCCCCAAGCTGTCCCTGTTCCCGTACAGCACCCCGCACCCGGCGGTGTTCATCTGCTCCTCGGCCACCCCGCCGGGCGCGGGCGTGCACGGCATGTCGGGGCACAACGCGGCCAAGGCCGTGTGGAGGAGACTGCGCCAGTCATGA
- a CDS encoding inositol monophosphatase family protein, which yields MIQDIETIDEFLAHRTADVEEAVRTAAATEIMPRFRQLAAHEIDEKTGPHDLVTDADRKAEEFLTEALVKLLPGSVVVGEEAVHANPATYEAIKGEAPVWIVDPVDGTRQFVHGDPGFCTLVALAHGGVLQASWTYAPARDQLAVAVRGKGALLDGEPLRAGSPAPGRDLEVATSHPDYTTDDQKRALLGLWTDGVSPRACGSAGLEYLAVARGELDAVAFSWEAAWDHAAGILLVEEAGGAHLTLSGEPFRITGGNTLPFTAARDAATARRVLGLLSGGA from the coding sequence ATGATCCAGGACATCGAAACCATCGACGAGTTTCTCGCACACCGCACAGCCGACGTGGAAGAGGCCGTCCGTACGGCGGCCGCCACGGAGATCATGCCGCGCTTCCGGCAGCTCGCCGCGCACGAGATAGACGAGAAGACCGGCCCGCACGATCTGGTCACGGACGCCGATCGCAAGGCCGAGGAGTTCCTCACCGAGGCGCTGGTCAAGCTGCTGCCCGGCTCGGTCGTCGTCGGCGAGGAGGCGGTCCACGCCAACCCCGCGACGTACGAGGCGATCAAGGGCGAGGCGCCGGTCTGGATCGTCGACCCGGTGGACGGCACCCGCCAGTTCGTCCACGGCGACCCCGGCTTCTGCACGCTGGTCGCGCTCGCCCACGGCGGAGTCCTGCAGGCGTCCTGGACGTACGCACCGGCCCGCGACCAACTCGCGGTCGCCGTCCGCGGCAAGGGTGCCCTCCTCGACGGCGAACCCCTCCGCGCCGGTTCGCCCGCCCCGGGCCGTGACCTCGAAGTGGCCACGTCCCACCCGGACTACACGACGGACGACCAGAAGCGCGCGCTTCTCGGCCTCTGGACGGATGGCGTCAGCCCGCGCGCGTGCGGCTCGGCCGGACTGGAGTACCTCGCCGTCGCCCGGGGCGAGTTGGATGCCGTTGCGTTCTCCTGGGAGGCCGCCTGGGACCACGCGGCGGGCATCCTGCTCGTCGAGGAGGCGGGCGGCGCGCACCTGACGCTCTCGGGGGAGCCCTTCCGTATAACCGGGGGCAACACGCTTCCGTTCACGGCGGCTCGGGACGCGGCCACGGCCCGCCGGGTCCTCGGACTGCTGTCGGGCGGGGCCTGA
- a CDS encoding gamma-glutamyltransferase family protein has product MFTTRPTLQGTFGMVSSTHWLASQSAMAVLEDGGNAYDAAVAAGFVLHVVEPHLNGPAGEVPIILAPAGGEVRVLCGQGVAPAGATIAHYRGLGLDLVPGTGPLAAAVPGAFDAWMLLLRDHGTKSLADVLKYAIGYAEDGHAPVERVGETVETVRELFETEWTSSADVYLPDGRPPRPGELFRNPALAATWKRLIAEATEEAGTRREADAGQEPGVGHEYGVRQEPGARDGGERVAEIEAARRIWREGFIAEALVRQAARPTMDTSGERHSGTLSAADLAGWSASHEAPATYDWRGWTLCKAGPWSQGPVLLQQLALLPPELPRYGSAEYVHLLIEGCKLAMADREAWYGDAAEVPLEELLSAEYNTGRRALVGEKASYELRPGSPGGRAPRLSGHARVVAAGEDGFDALGVPGAGEPTVARAGGAAGAGEPTVAGGAGATAVDAGQAGAGQGEAAVAERQTPPLPGEPDVSADGATRGDTCHLDIVDRWGNMVAATPSGGWLQSNPVVPELGFPLGTRLQMAWLDEGLPNSLAPGRRPRTTLTPSLALRDGVPVMAFGTPGGDQQDQWQLHFFLAVALRAEVRGGLDLQGAIDAPNWHNDSFPGSFYPRGMRPGSVTVESRTDPDVVEELRRRGHDVQVGDAWSEGRLCAVARDPRTGVLSAAANPRGMQGYAVGR; this is encoded by the coding sequence GTGTTCACGACCCGACCCACGCTCCAGGGCACTTTCGGGATGGTGTCCTCCACGCACTGGCTGGCCTCGCAGTCGGCGATGGCCGTGCTGGAGGACGGCGGCAACGCGTACGACGCCGCCGTCGCCGCCGGATTCGTGCTCCACGTCGTCGAGCCGCACCTCAACGGGCCCGCCGGCGAGGTGCCGATCATCCTGGCCCCGGCGGGCGGCGAGGTACGGGTGCTGTGCGGACAGGGTGTGGCACCGGCCGGGGCCACGATCGCCCACTACAGGGGACTGGGTTTGGATCTCGTACCCGGTACCGGGCCCCTCGCGGCCGCGGTTCCCGGGGCCTTCGACGCGTGGATGCTGCTGTTGCGCGACCACGGCACGAAGTCCCTGGCGGACGTCCTGAAGTACGCCATCGGGTACGCGGAGGACGGGCACGCGCCCGTGGAGCGCGTCGGCGAGACCGTCGAGACGGTACGGGAGCTCTTCGAGACCGAGTGGACGTCCTCGGCCGATGTGTACCTGCCGGACGGGCGGCCCCCGCGGCCGGGCGAGCTGTTCCGGAATCCGGCGCTGGCCGCGACCTGGAAGCGGCTCATCGCGGAGGCCACGGAGGAGGCGGGGACCCGCAGGGAGGCCGATGCCGGTCAGGAGCCCGGAGTCGGTCACGAGTACGGAGTCCGTCAGGAGCCCGGGGCGCGGGACGGTGGCGAGCGGGTCGCCGAGATCGAGGCGGCGCGGCGGATCTGGCGCGAGGGCTTCATCGCCGAGGCCCTGGTACGGCAGGCGGCCCGGCCCACGATGGACACCAGCGGTGAACGGCACTCCGGCACGCTTTCGGCGGCCGACCTGGCCGGCTGGTCCGCTTCCCATGAGGCGCCGGCCACGTACGACTGGCGGGGCTGGACGCTGTGCAAGGCCGGCCCCTGGAGCCAGGGCCCGGTGCTCCTCCAGCAGCTGGCCCTGCTGCCGCCGGAGCTGCCGCGGTACGGCTCCGCCGAGTACGTGCACCTGCTGATCGAGGGCTGCAAGCTCGCGATGGCCGACCGGGAGGCCTGGTACGGGGACGCGGCCGAGGTCCCCCTGGAAGAGTTGCTGTCGGCGGAGTACAACACCGGGCGGCGGGCGCTGGTCGGGGAGAAGGCTTCCTACGAGCTGCGGCCGGGCAGCCCCGGCGGACGGGCCCCACGGCTCAGCGGGCACGCGCGCGTGGTGGCCGCGGGGGAGGACGGCTTCGACGCGCTCGGGGTGCCGGGGGCTGGGGAGCCTACGGTGGCGCGGGCAGGGGGTGCGGCGGGCGCCGGGGAGCCGACGGTGGCCGGGGGCGCGGGTGCGACGGCTGTGGACGCGGGCCAGGCTGGTGCGGGCCAGGGAGAGGCGGCCGTCGCCGAGCGGCAGACGCCTCCCCTGCCCGGGGAGCCCGACGTCTCCGCCGACGGGGCGACCCGGGGCGACACCTGCCACCTCGACATCGTCGACCGCTGGGGCAACATGGTCGCGGCCACGCCCAGCGGCGGCTGGCTGCAGTCCAACCCGGTCGTGCCCGAGCTGGGCTTCCCGCTCGGCACCCGGCTCCAGATGGCCTGGCTGGACGAGGGGCTGCCCAACTCCCTCGCGCCGGGTCGCCGTCCGCGTACGACGCTCACGCCCTCGCTCGCGCTGCGGGACGGGGTGCCGGTCATGGCCTTCGGCACGCCGGGCGGCGATCAGCAGGACCAGTGGCAGCTGCACTTCTTCCTGGCCGTCGCCCTGCGCGCGGAGGTACGCGGCGGCCTGGACCTCCAGGGCGCCATCGACGCCCCGAACTGGCACAACGACAGCTTCCCCGGCTCCTTCTACCCGCGCGGAATGCGCCCCGGCAGCGTCACCGTCGAGTCCCGCACCGACCCGGACGTGGTGGAGGAGCTGCGCCGCCGCGGCCACGACGTCCAGGTCGGCGACGCCTGGTCCGAGGGCCGGCTGTGTGCGGTGGCGCGGGACCCGCGGACCGGAGTGCTGTCGGCGGCGGCGAACCCGCGGGGGATGCAGGGGTACGCGGTCGGACGCTGA
- a CDS encoding DUF4232 domain-containing protein, whose translation MIAIRPRPVRSVALSCLLVLGVSGCGLSAELDRESNPERRPTPTPTVEVPTRAANPPPSGIPTRSPSEPAPSVPVQDGQGCPPSGLRFRADEGDAAMGLRAMGLDVINCGDRPYKLNGYPAVTVLDASGDPFPGVRTVEGTDKVSMAPEDPGPRALTLAPGESAHAALYWRMHNQDGVYLRVAPEKGDDTVTVRPPYPLDIGPENILGTTAWQPSA comes from the coding sequence GTGATCGCCATACGCCCGAGACCGGTCCGCAGCGTCGCCCTCTCCTGTCTGCTGGTGCTGGGAGTGAGCGGCTGCGGGCTCTCCGCGGAGCTGGACCGGGAGAGCAACCCCGAACGCAGGCCCACGCCGACGCCGACCGTGGAGGTGCCGACCAGGGCGGCGAACCCGCCTCCGTCCGGGATCCCCACGCGCTCTCCGTCCGAACCTGCTCCGTCCGTACCCGTCCAGGACGGGCAGGGCTGCCCGCCGTCCGGCCTGCGCTTCCGGGCCGACGAGGGCGACGCGGCCATGGGGCTGCGCGCCATGGGCCTCGACGTCATCAACTGCGGTGACCGCCCGTACAAGTTGAACGGCTACCCGGCCGTCACCGTCCTCGACGCCTCGGGCGACCCCTTCCCGGGCGTACGGACCGTCGAGGGCACGGACAAGGTGTCCATGGCGCCGGAGGACCCCGGACCCCGAGCACTGACCCTCGCCCCAGGCGAGAGCGCACACGCGGCCCTGTACTGGCGGATGCACAACCAGGACGGTGTCTACCTCCGCGTCGCCCCGGAGAAGGGGGACGACACCGTGACCGTGCGGCCTCCGTATCCGCTCGACATCGGCCCCGAGAACATCCTGGGGACGACGGCCTGGCAGCCGTCGGCGTAG
- a CDS encoding response regulator encodes MIRVALVDDQALMRAGFRALLDAEEGIEVVGEAADGEQGLALVRAHVPDIALVDVQMPVMTGIEATRRIAADPELSGVRVVMLTNYGLDEYVFEALRAGASGFLLKDTDPADLLQAIEVVARGEALLSPSVTRTLIGEFVARPPDRASAPGLECLTRREREVTALAARGLTNEEIAAHMVISPFTVKTHVSRAMTKLAARDRAQLVVFAYESGLVAARGSAE; translated from the coding sequence CTGATCAGGGTCGCGCTGGTCGACGACCAGGCCCTGATGCGCGCCGGATTCCGGGCCCTCCTGGACGCCGAGGAGGGCATCGAGGTGGTCGGCGAGGCCGCCGACGGGGAACAGGGCCTGGCGCTGGTGCGCGCGCACGTCCCGGACATCGCCCTCGTCGACGTCCAGATGCCGGTGATGACGGGCATCGAGGCGACCCGCCGCATCGCCGCCGACCCGGAACTGTCCGGCGTACGCGTGGTGATGCTGACCAACTACGGCCTGGACGAGTACGTCTTCGAGGCACTGCGGGCCGGTGCCAGCGGGTTCCTGCTCAAGGACACCGACCCCGCCGACCTGCTCCAGGCCATCGAGGTCGTCGCGCGCGGCGAGGCGCTGCTGTCGCCGTCCGTCACCCGCACGCTGATCGGCGAGTTCGTGGCCCGGCCCCCGGACCGGGCCAGCGCCCCCGGCCTTGAGTGCCTCACCCGCCGCGAACGCGAGGTCACCGCGCTCGCCGCCCGCGGCCTCACCAACGAGGAGATCGCCGCCCACATGGTCATCAGCCCCTTCACGGTCAAGACCCATGTCAGCCGCGCGATGACCAAGCTCGCCGCACGGGACCGCGCCCAACTGGTCGTGTTCGCCTACGAGTCGGGGCTGGTCGCGGCACGCGGGTCCGCGGAGTGA